A genomic segment from Pseudomonadales bacterium encodes:
- the uvrB gene encoding excinuclease ABC subunit UvrB, with translation MTSELPKPDHKPFVVESRFAPAGDQPSAINTLVTGIESGLMSQTLLGVTGSGKTFTIANVIERLQRPTIVLAPNRTLAAQLYGEFREFFPHNAVEYFVSYYDYYQPEAYVPSSDTFIEKDASVNEHIEQMRLSATKALLERSDVIVVATVSSIYGLGDPEQYFSMVLHLSRGDRIDQRELLRKLAELQYRRNDIDFQRATYRCRGDVIDIYPADSDMEAVRITLFDEEVESISAFDPLTGQMLRKMPRVTIFPKSHYVTPRDTVLSRIDDIKEELRDRLAQFRSMEKHVELQRLEQRVNYDIEMIVELGYCNGIENYSRYLSGRAPGEPPPTLFDYLPNNALLVIDESHVTIPQLGAMYKGDRSRKETLVEYGFRLPSALDNRPMRFDEWEKIAPQMIYVSATPGTYEAANSGQVAEQVVRPTGLVDPEIEVRPATTQVDDLLSEIRLRVTEKDRVLVTTLTKRMSEDLTDYLMDHGVKVRYLHSDIDTVERVEIIRDLRLGEFDVLVGINLLREGLDMPEVSLVAILDADKEGFLRSERSLIQTIGRAARNLKGKAILYADKITGSMQRAMDETDRRRTKQIQFNADHGIVPQGVKKSVVDIMEGAVPGARSKSKKREQKVAESRGKYSVNLEEMSLDQMTKTIQQLEKKMLQHAKNLEFEEAAAVRDEMARVRERAFK, from the coding sequence ATGACATCAGAATTACCCAAGCCAGATCACAAGCCCTTTGTCGTCGAGTCGCGCTTTGCGCCGGCTGGCGATCAGCCGTCGGCGATCAATACTTTGGTAACAGGCATTGAATCGGGCTTGATGTCACAAACCCTGCTCGGTGTAACGGGTTCCGGCAAAACTTTCACCATCGCCAATGTGATTGAGCGCCTGCAGCGCCCGACAATCGTACTCGCACCCAATCGCACGCTGGCCGCGCAACTGTACGGCGAATTCCGCGAATTTTTTCCGCACAACGCGGTGGAATATTTCGTTTCGTATTACGACTACTATCAGCCAGAAGCCTATGTGCCTTCTTCCGATACTTTTATCGAGAAAGATGCCTCGGTAAACGAGCATATCGAGCAGATGCGTTTGTCGGCGACAAAGGCTTTGCTAGAACGCTCGGATGTCATCGTTGTCGCTACCGTTTCTTCGATTTACGGTTTGGGTGATCCTGAACAATATTTCAGCATGGTGTTGCATTTAAGTCGTGGCGATCGCATTGATCAGCGCGAATTGTTGCGCAAATTGGCAGAGTTGCAATACCGCCGCAATGACATTGATTTTCAACGCGCCACTTATCGCTGTCGTGGCGATGTGATTGATATTTATCCGGCGGATTCCGATATGGAAGCGGTGCGCATTACTTTGTTCGATGAGGAAGTGGAAAGCATTTCTGCGTTTGATCCTTTGACGGGACAAATGCTGCGCAAAATGCCACGCGTGACGATTTTTCCTAAGAGTCACTATGTCACACCGCGCGATACGGTGTTGTCGCGCATTGACGATATCAAAGAAGAATTGCGTGATCGTTTGGCGCAGTTTCGCAGCATGGAAAAACATGTGGAATTGCAGCGTTTAGAACAGCGCGTTAACTACGATATCGAAATGATTGTCGAGCTGGGTTATTGCAACGGCATCGAAAATTATTCGCGCTATTTATCGGGGCGTGCACCGGGTGAGCCGCCGCCGACTTTATTTGATTATTTGCCGAATAACGCGCTGTTGGTGATCGATGAATCGCATGTCACCATTCCGCAACTCGGCGCGATGTATAAAGGCGATCGCTCACGCAAAGAAACACTGGTGGAATACGGTTTTCGTTTGCCTTCCGCACTCGATAATCGCCCTATGCGTTTTGATGAGTGGGAAAAAATCGCACCGCAGATGATTTATGTGTCGGCCACACCTGGCACTTATGAAGCAGCAAACAGCGGGCAGGTGGCAGAGCAGGTTGTGCGGCCTACCGGTTTGGTCGATCCTGAAATTGAAGTGCGCCCAGCCACGACGCAAGTAGATGATTTGTTGTCGGAAATTCGTTTGCGCGTGACAGAAAAAGATCGCGTGTTAGTCACCACGCTCACTAAACGCATGTCGGAAGATTTAACCGATTATTTGATGGATCACGGCGTGAAAGTGCGCTATTTACATTCGGATATTGATACGGTGGAGCGCGTCGAAATCATCCGCGATTTGCGCCTCGGTGAGTTTGATGTCTTGGTGGGTATCAACTTGCTGCGAGAAGGCTTGGATATGCCAGAAGTGTCGCTGGTGGCGATACTCGATGCAGACAAAGAAGGTTTTTTGCGTTCAGAACGCTCGCTGATTCAAACCATCGGTCGTGCAGCGCGCAATCTCAAAGGTAAAGCCATTTTGTACGCGGATAAAATTACCGGCTCTATGCAGCGCGCGATGGATGAAACGGATCGTCGTCGCACTAAGCAAATACAGTTCAACGCCGATCACGGCATCGTGCCGCAGGGTGTTAAAAAGTCGGTGGTTGATATCATGGAAGGCGCAGTGCCTGGTGCGCGCAGCAAGAGCAAAAAACGCGAGCAGAAAGTGGCGGAGAGTCGCGGTAAGTACAGCGTCAATCTGGAAGAAATGTCATTGGATCAAATGACAAAAACCATTCAGCAGTTAGAAAAGAAAATGTTGCAGCATGCCAAGAATTTAGAGTTTGAAGAGGCGGCTGCCGTGCGCGATGAGATGGCGAGAGTGCGTGAGCGTGCTTTCAAATAA
- the mtnC gene encoding acireductone synthase translates to MTAVKAILTDIEGTTSSISFVRDVLFPYAAQHLSMFVRANAKNPAVLEQMNAVAKDIGVAETNYEAIIAALLQWIAEDRKATPLKALQGMLWEHGYKNRDYSAHVYEDAFKQLNAWHAAGMPLYVYSSGSIQAQKLFFGYSEFGDMTPLFTDYFDTTSGAKQEQASYQRIAQAIALPPENILFLSDIAAELDAAKAAGMQTAWLVRPQDNAADAAAIKASTHKAVRDFSEIIFER, encoded by the coding sequence ATGACCGCTGTAAAAGCTATTTTGACGGATATTGAAGGCACAACCAGTTCCATCAGTTTTGTGCGCGATGTGCTGTTTCCTTATGCGGCGCAACACCTGTCTATGTTTGTACGCGCGAATGCGAAAAATCCAGCAGTGCTGGAGCAGATGAATGCTGTCGCCAAAGACATTGGCGTAGCAGAAACAAACTACGAAGCTATTATTGCTGCGTTATTGCAATGGATTGCGGAAGATCGCAAGGCGACACCTTTAAAAGCTTTGCAGGGAATGTTGTGGGAGCATGGCTATAAAAATCGAGATTACAGCGCGCATGTGTATGAAGATGCTTTCAAGCAATTAAATGCGTGGCATGCAGCGGGAATGCCGCTGTATGTGTATTCCAGTGGTTCTATTCAGGCGCAGAAGTTATTTTTTGGCTATAGCGAATTTGGTGATATGACACCACTGTTCACGGATTACTTTGATACAACGAGTGGTGCAAAGCAGGAACAGGCCTCGTATCAGCGCATTGCACAAGCTATTGCTTTGCCACCGGAAAATATTTTGTTTCTCTCTGATATTGCTGCTGAGTTAGATGCTGCCAAAGCGGCGGGCATGCAAACTGCGTGGCTGGTGCGCCCACAAGATAATGCCGCTGATGCTGCAGCAATCAAAGCCTCCACGCATAAAGCAGTGCGCGATTTTTCTGAAATTATTTTTGAGCGATAG
- a CDS encoding SGNH/GDSL hydrolase family protein, translated as MNKRVVAAWTVFLASLLAWLPSSSIIKLIIENDPVVLGRYSVGHFGALLLLTIVLWIAAAVLFSTRKKSVGETIFALVMVYLSAGLSSFVLVVGSGMINKPRFVEQPISGVDPDTGIVLSGIVRHRPPNERFDLLQKDVPEQMRSYPNAPAGYPEFPLVLTSDARGYRNHDALQKYDVVAVGDSFVAGSHVSDNQAWVDLLRQRTGKTIYNLGVSGSDPLTYLNNFITVGRAFKPKTVLVMLYEGNDFRDAPPVPTAANTASVPATENRSQSLGFYAKASPVTKGLRRLATETLAAVGADSPVSGYAEQVGFMPVMVEANGTKHAYSFEPKRLRYLVDASEQEFAASSDWSNVRDVLDRFVLLSKKDGFRLIFVYAPSTPHVIFPLVEKNIPAQQLLNFVNIGRKKPVEVDANTYKQQVFARLDANENTWKQWCAAQSIECISTTKALQQAAAKQQVYYSYDQHWTPQGNAVTAQVIEDYLRAFPRELF; from the coding sequence ATGAATAAGAGAGTAGTAGCGGCATGGACGGTATTTCTGGCAAGTTTGCTGGCTTGGCTTCCCTCTAGCTCCATCATCAAACTCATCATCGAAAACGATCCAGTGGTGTTAGGGCGTTATTCCGTCGGTCATTTCGGTGCCTTGTTATTGCTGACCATTGTTTTGTGGATTGCGGCGGCGGTTTTATTTTCAACGCGAAAAAAATCGGTAGGTGAAACAATTTTTGCGTTGGTGATGGTGTATTTATCAGCAGGGCTCAGCAGTTTTGTGTTGGTGGTTGGCTCAGGCATGATCAATAAACCGCGTTTCGTCGAGCAGCCGATCAGTGGTGTAGATCCCGATACCGGCATTGTGTTGAGTGGCATCGTGCGCCATCGTCCACCGAATGAGCGTTTTGATTTATTGCAAAAAGATGTGCCGGAACAAATGCGTTCTTACCCGAATGCGCCAGCGGGTTATCCCGAATTTCCTTTGGTTTTGACCAGCGATGCACGCGGCTATCGCAATCACGATGCACTGCAAAAATATGATGTGGTGGCGGTAGGTGATTCTTTCGTCGCCGGCTCGCATGTGTCAGACAATCAAGCGTGGGTGGATTTACTGCGTCAGCGCACAGGAAAAACAATTTACAACTTAGGTGTTTCCGGTTCGGATCCGCTGACTTATTTGAATAATTTCATCACTGTCGGTCGCGCGTTTAAACCAAAAACGGTGTTAGTAATGTTGTACGAAGGCAATGATTTTCGCGATGCACCGCCTGTGCCGACAGCAGCAAATACAGCATCAGTGCCTGCTACAGAAAATCGTTCGCAAAGTCTTGGTTTTTATGCCAAAGCCTCGCCGGTAACGAAAGGTTTGCGTCGTTTAGCGACAGAAACTTTAGCGGCAGTGGGCGCTGATTCGCCGGTATCGGGCTATGCCGAACAAGTGGGTTTTATGCCTGTGATGGTGGAAGCCAATGGCACAAAACACGCATACAGTTTTGAGCCTAAACGATTGCGCTATTTGGTCGATGCGAGTGAACAGGAATTTGCTGCGTCCAGTGACTGGAGCAATGTGCGCGATGTGTTGGATCGCTTTGTGCTGTTATCGAAGAAAGACGGTTTTCGTTTGATTTTTGTGTATGCGCCCAGCACGCCGCATGTGATTTTCCCACTGGTAGAAAAAAACATTCCTGCGCAACAGCTGTTAAATTTCGTCAACATCGGTAGAAAAAAACCAGTGGAGGTGGATGCAAATACTTATAAACAGCAAGTATTTGCGCGTCTTGATGCCAATGAAAACACTTGGAAACAGTGGTGTGCAGCGCAGTCGATCGAGTGCATCAGCACCACCAAGGCATTGCAGCAGGCAGCGGCAAAGCAGCAGGTGTATTACAGCTACGATCAACATTGGACACCGCAAGGTAATGCGGTTACTGCACAGGTCATTGAGGATTATTTGCGGGCTTTCCCCAGAGAGTTGTTTTAG
- a CDS encoding acireductone dioxygenase: MSELIVYSETGERKLQTRDPSLIAENLHAAGIRFEQWQPSEPVKAGDSQEAILQAYQKDVENIVAECGFVTVDVISIDSRNPNKQALREKFLSEHIHTEDEVRFFVDGCGLFYLHIGNQVYSVLCEKGDFLSVPANTKHWFDLGAEPELAAIRFFNNVEGWVAHYSGDEIAKQFPKLDD; the protein is encoded by the coding sequence ATGAGTGAATTGATTGTTTATAGCGAAACCGGCGAACGAAAATTGCAAACGCGCGATCCATCTTTAATCGCAGAAAATTTGCATGCTGCTGGTATTCGTTTTGAACAGTGGCAGCCTAGTGAACCCGTGAAGGCCGGCGATAGCCAAGAAGCGATTTTGCAGGCTTATCAAAAAGATGTAGAAAACATCGTTGCGGAATGCGGTTTTGTGACGGTAGATGTCATCAGTATCGATAGCCGTAATCCCAATAAACAAGCCTTGCGCGAAAAGTTTTTGAGTGAACATATCCACACGGAAGATGAGGTGCGTTTTTTTGTCGATGGCTGCGGACTTTTTTATCTACACATTGGTAATCAGGTTTACAGCGTGCTGTGTGAGAAGGGTGATTTTCTCAGTGTGCCTGCCAACACCAAGCATTGGTTTGATTTAGGCGCAGAGCCTGAGCTGGCGGCTATTCGCTTTTTTAATAATGTAGAAGGTTGGGTGGCACATTACAGCGGTGATGAAATCGCTAAACAATTTCCCAAGTTGGATGATTGA